The following coding sequences are from one Sphingomonadaceae bacterium OTU29LAMAA1 window:
- a CDS encoding GNAT family N-acetyltransferase, with the protein MSAPLTTARLTLRPRVPDDADALFAAMADADVMRWWSRAPFATVDELQAYFSGVQCAWTVTRTGDDRAIGFVSVMRRREGVCEIGYLFARETWGCGIAYEAVSAVIADLFAAGERRIFADTDPDNIGSIRLLERLGFLFEGRLRAEWETHIGVRDTLIYGLLNPC; encoded by the coding sequence GTGAGCGCACCGTTAACAACCGCGCGACTGACGCTGCGGCCGAGGGTTCCCGACGATGCAGACGCCCTGTTCGCGGCGATGGCGGACGCCGACGTCATGCGCTGGTGGTCGCGTGCGCCGTTCGCGACGGTAGACGAGCTGCAAGCATATTTCTCGGGCGTACAATGTGCCTGGACGGTGACGCGCACCGGCGACGATCGCGCGATCGGCTTCGTATCGGTGATGCGCCGACGTGAGGGGGTATGCGAGATCGGCTATCTATTCGCGCGCGAAACATGGGGCTGCGGGATCGCGTACGAGGCGGTGTCGGCGGTGATCGCGGATCTGTTCGCTGCGGGCGAGCGGCGCATATTCGCGGATACCGATCCCGACAATATTGGCTCGATCCGCTTGCTGGAGCGGCTTGGCTTCCTTTTCGAAGGCAGGCTGCGCGCCGAGTGGGAAACGCATATCGGCGTGCGCGACACGTTGATCTACGGGCTTTTAAACCCCTGCTAG
- a CDS encoding serine hydrolase, protein MAILAPVAVAAQSAPPLNAADAAPAIAVDPAVRSRADALIPVLAGKPGYATLFADSFKRAVPEARFGPLTQQLRTTLGEPRGIERFEPIGRWSATIVIGYDRGTATGRITLDPAAPHAIAGLLITGTAPRDDSAARVQAEVAALPGTAQIGVYALDGSTLAPVFETRGDGPGPLGSAFKLWVLAEAARQVAAGTLRWDQVVPVGTPSLPSGVLQSWPAGSPVTVQTLATLMISISDNTATDTLLTLLGRDRVDATAATFGAIGPVLTTREAFVIKSDPALVADWSKGDAAQRRALLAAQASRIAGTALDPMMFSAGPLANDSVEWFARPRDMARLLAALKEAGPIVRGILSINHGVDPVTAARFDYVGFKGGSEPGVIALNLLARTKAGRWYAVSGSWHRPDAAVDEAKFLPLVTRALTLMTEGR, encoded by the coding sequence ATGGCGATCCTGGCTCCGGTCGCTGTCGCCGCGCAGTCGGCGCCCCCGTTGAATGCCGCCGACGCCGCCCCAGCAATCGCCGTCGACCCGGCCGTGCGATCGCGCGCCGATGCGCTGATCCCCGTGCTTGCGGGCAAGCCCGGCTATGCCACGCTGTTCGCCGATTCATTCAAGCGGGCCGTGCCGGAGGCGCGGTTCGGTCCGTTGACGCAGCAGCTTCGCACCACTCTGGGCGAGCCGCGCGGGATCGAACGGTTCGAGCCAATCGGCCGTTGGTCAGCAACCATCGTCATCGGCTACGACCGGGGGACCGCGACCGGGCGCATCACGCTGGATCCCGCCGCGCCGCATGCGATTGCCGGATTGCTCATCACCGGAACCGCCCCACGCGACGATAGTGCGGCCAGGGTGCAGGCGGAGGTCGCGGCGCTGCCGGGAACGGCGCAGATCGGCGTCTATGCACTGGATGGCTCCACCCTGGCGCCGGTGTTCGAAACCCGGGGCGATGGTCCCGGCCCGCTTGGATCGGCATTCAAATTATGGGTGCTGGCAGAGGCGGCGCGACAGGTCGCGGCGGGAACGCTGCGCTGGGATCAGGTGGTGCCGGTCGGCACACCGTCGCTGCCGTCGGGCGTGTTGCAGAGCTGGCCGGCGGGATCGCCGGTGACGGTGCAGACGCTGGCGACGCTCATGATCTCGATCAGCGACAACACCGCGACGGATACGCTGCTGACGCTGCTGGGTCGGGATCGGGTCGATGCGACGGCGGCGACATTCGGTGCAATCGGCCCGGTGCTGACCACGCGCGAGGCGTTCGTCATCAAGAGCGATCCCGCGCTGGTCGCGGACTGGAGCAAAGGCGATGCAGCGCAGCGTCGTGCGCTTCTGGCGGCGCAGGCGTCGCGGATCGCCGGGACGGCACTCGATCCGATGATGTTCTCCGCCGGGCCGCTGGCGAACGATAGCGTCGAATGGTTCGCGCGCCCTCGCGACATGGCGCGGCTGCTGGCGGCGCTGAAGGAGGCCGGGCCGATCGTGCGTGGCATCCTGTCGATCAACCACGGCGTCGATCCGGTGACGGCCGCGCGATTCGACTATGTGGGGTTCAAAGGCGGGTCGGAACCGGGCGTGATTGCATTGAACCTGCTGGCCCGGACAAAGGCCGGTCGCTGGTATGCGGTGAGCGGCAGCTGGCATCGGCCAGATGCGGCGGTGGACGAAGCGAAATTCCTGCCGCTGGTGACGCGCGCGCTGACGCTGATGACGGAGGGGAGGTAA
- a CDS encoding ABC transporter permease, producing MSSQPPIGEIQSAIRSAPGVPVIRNVNWGGLKTLYVKEVRRFFKVHLQTVWAPAITTLLFLIVFTIATGAKSPVHVGGIVVPFADFIAPGLIISQGMMGPAFANASFSLLVGKIQGTIVDYLQPPLSTAELLAALVGGAMTRAFIVGFICWCAMALYPGVHVTPVHPVAILWFGFLGAAFLSFLGVLTSIWAEKFDHAAAVTNFVIAPLSLLSGTFYSVDRLAPAFRAFSHANPFFYIISGFRYGFLGTADSPIMVGSIAILAVDIVLGVTCYLLLRKGWKLKN from the coding sequence ATGAGCAGCCAGCCCCCAATCGGCGAAATCCAATCGGCGATCCGGTCAGCCCCCGGCGTGCCGGTGATCCGGAACGTCAACTGGGGCGGCCTGAAGACCCTCTATGTGAAGGAGGTGCGCCGGTTCTTCAAGGTCCACCTCCAGACCGTATGGGCGCCGGCGATCACGACATTGCTGTTTCTGATCGTCTTCACCATCGCGACCGGCGCGAAAAGCCCGGTCCATGTCGGTGGCATCGTCGTTCCCTTCGCCGATTTCATCGCCCCTGGCCTTATCATCAGCCAGGGTATGATGGGTCCCGCCTTCGCCAATGCCAGCTTCTCGCTGCTGGTCGGCAAAATTCAGGGGACGATCGTCGATTACCTGCAACCGCCTTTATCGACGGCGGAATTGCTGGCGGCGCTGGTCGGCGGCGCAATGACGCGGGCGTTCATCGTCGGCTTCATCTGCTGGTGCGCGATGGCACTGTACCCCGGCGTCCACGTCACGCCGGTGCATCCGGTCGCGATCCTGTGGTTCGGGTTCCTCGGTGCGGCGTTCCTGTCGTTCCTGGGTGTGCTGACATCGATCTGGGCGGAGAAATTTGACCATGCCGCCGCGGTAACTAACTTCGTGATCGCGCCGCTGTCGTTGTTGTCCGGCACTTTCTACTCCGTCGACCGCCTTGCCCCCGCCTTCCGTGCATTCAGCCACGCCAACCCGTTCTTCTATATCATTTCGGGATTTCGATACGGCTTCCTCGGCACCGCCGATTCGCCGATCATGGTCGGGAGCATCGCGATCCTCGCGGTGGACATCGTGCTGGGGGTCACATGCTATCTGCTGCTGCGCAAAGGATGGAAGCTCAAAAACTAA
- a CDS encoding GcrA family cell cycle regulator, translating into MSWTDERIETLKTMWEAGQTASQIAEALGGVSRNAVIGKAHRLDLQSRPSPVKPNEPAAPVAVAAEPEPAVAAPPPPPPAPPARPEPAPVPEPVAAEVEEDDEDEEEEVVAAPAPVREPQPILRSVGPGGFVRQSPGEQQPPSTPAPPRRLVPAKPSAEIAGKTTLLDLNDRICKWPLGHPGEPDFHFCGDKVNPGFPYCVAHCGHAYQAQLPRRDRRPPPPLPFGGPRVR; encoded by the coding sequence ATGTCGTGGACCGACGAGCGGATCGAAACGCTCAAGACGATGTGGGAGGCGGGACAGACCGCCAGCCAGATCGCCGAGGCGCTGGGTGGCGTCAGCCGCAATGCGGTGATCGGCAAGGCGCATCGCCTCGACCTGCAATCGCGCCCGTCGCCGGTGAAGCCGAACGAGCCGGCCGCGCCCGTGGCAGTGGCCGCCGAACCGGAACCTGCGGTCGCCGCGCCACCACCGCCGCCGCCTGCGCCCCCGGCGCGCCCCGAACCGGCTCCCGTGCCCGAACCGGTGGCTGCCGAGGTCGAGGAAGACGACGAGGATGAGGAGGAAGAGGTCGTTGCGGCACCCGCGCCGGTGCGCGAACCGCAGCCGATCCTGCGGTCCGTCGGTCCGGGCGGTTTCGTCCGCCAGTCACCCGGCGAACAACAGCCGCCCTCCACGCCCGCCCCACCGCGCCGGCTGGTGCCCGCCAAGCCATCGGCCGAGATCGCCGGCAAGACGACCTTGCTCGATCTCAACGACCGCATCTGCAAATGGCCGCTTGGTCATCCCGGCGAGCCGGACTTCCACTTCTGCGGAGACAAGGTGAACCCTGGCTTCCCCTATTGCGTCGCGCATTGCGGCCACGCCTATCAGGCGCAGCTGCCCCGCCGCGACCGGCGCCCCCCGCCGCCGCTGCCGTTCGGCGGCCCGCGCGTACGCTGA
- a CDS encoding outer membrane beta-barrel protein: MRNILLIGAVAAATFATAAQAQDTTDRAPFSGIYVGASGGYDVQPNDVGSSILFDRGSNGSFGDTVSTAAGANAFSPGFCNGRAVGATPLPGSCRNDKDGWSYYGRVGFDTQRGNIVVGALGEFGKTEITDSVSAFSTTPANYVMTRDVKWEASIRARAGYAAGTTLFYGTFGPGYANIDRSFTSTNTANSFAQFGKRKQFGIVGGGGVEQKLGENFSIGMEYTYHQYQDDDARVRVSQGTAAANNPFILPAGGATTDFRRSDDKFRWHSLRATAAFRF; this comes from the coding sequence ATGCGTAACATCCTGCTTATCGGCGCCGTCGCCGCCGCTACTTTCGCCACCGCCGCCCAGGCTCAGGACACCACCGATCGTGCGCCGTTCAGCGGCATCTACGTCGGCGCATCGGGCGGCTACGACGTTCAGCCGAACGACGTCGGTTCGTCGATCCTGTTCGATCGTGGTTCGAACGGCAGCTTCGGCGACACCGTGTCGACCGCAGCAGGCGCCAATGCGTTCTCGCCGGGCTTCTGCAACGGCCGCGCGGTCGGCGCGACGCCGCTGCCGGGCAGCTGCCGCAACGACAAGGACGGCTGGTCCTATTATGGTCGCGTCGGCTTCGATACGCAGCGTGGCAACATCGTCGTCGGTGCACTGGGTGAATTCGGCAAAACCGAAATCACCGATAGCGTCAGCGCCTTCTCGACCACGCCCGCAAACTACGTGATGACGCGCGACGTGAAGTGGGAAGCGAGCATTCGCGCCCGCGCAGGCTATGCGGCCGGTACGACGCTGTTCTACGGCACGTTCGGCCCCGGCTATGCGAACATCGATCGCAGCTTCACCTCGACCAACACCGCGAACAGCTTCGCACAGTTCGGCAAGCGCAAGCAGTTCGGTATCGTCGGTGGCGGCGGCGTCGAGCAGAAGCTCGGCGAAAACTTCTCGATCGGCATGGAATACACCTACCACCAGTATCAGGACGACGACGCCCGCGTGCGCGTGTCGCAGGGTACGGCAGCGGCGAACAACCCGTTTATTCTGCCGGCCGGCGGCGCGACGACGGACTTCCGTCGTTCCGACGACAAGTTCCGCTGGCACTCGCTGCGCGCGACGGCGGCGTTCCGCTTCTAA
- the parE gene encoding DNA topoisomerase IV subunit B, whose translation MAQDLFASPAAPANAYDASSIEVLEGLEPVRRRPGMYVGGTDERALHHLAAEVLDNAMDEAVAGHATRIEVTLEPGNRLTIVDNGRGIPVDPHPKFPDKSALEVILSTLHSGGKFAGKAYATSGGLHGVGVSVVNALSSDTLVEVARDRQLYRQRFSRGLTQGPLEHVGAAPNRRGTSVAFTPDTEIFGPELAFKPKRLYQLARSKAYLFAGVEIRWRCSPKLVEGTDTPPEAVFQFPGGLADHLKEQIGGRECATADFFAGNQDFPNEQGRVEWAVAWPLWSDGSYSWYCNTIPTPDGGTHEQGLRQALVRGLRAFGELVHQKKAKDITADDVMVGSELMLSVFIREPQFQSQTKDRLTSPEAASLVEKAVRDHFDHWLGHNMDRGKALLGYVLDRMDERLRRKQEREVKRKTATSARKLRLPGKLTDCANDGNEGTELFIVEGDSAGGSAKQARDRKTQAILPIRGKILNVASATSAKIVANQEIADLIQALGCGTRKDCDASQLRYERVVIMTDADVDGAHIATLLMTFFFQEMPDLVRRGHLYLAQPPLYRLTVGAKSLYARDDAHRAELERTAFKGKKVEVSRFKGLGEMNPGQLRETTMDPKTRGMIRITLPQEYEERAGVKDLVDRLMGNNPAHRFAFIQENAARLDEEAIDA comes from the coding sequence ATGGCCCAAGACCTGTTCGCGTCCCCCGCGGCGCCCGCCAATGCTTATGACGCGTCGTCGATCGAGGTGCTGGAGGGGCTCGAACCCGTCCGCCGCCGTCCTGGCATGTACGTCGGCGGTACCGACGAGCGCGCGCTGCACCACCTTGCCGCCGAAGTGCTCGACAATGCGATGGACGAAGCCGTCGCGGGGCACGCGACCCGGATCGAGGTGACGCTGGAACCCGGCAACCGCCTGACCATCGTCGACAACGGCCGCGGCATCCCGGTCGATCCGCACCCGAAGTTCCCCGACAAGAGCGCGCTGGAGGTGATCCTGTCGACGCTCCACTCCGGCGGCAAGTTCGCGGGCAAGGCCTATGCGACCAGCGGCGGCCTGCATGGCGTCGGCGTGTCGGTGGTCAATGCGCTGTCGTCGGACACGCTGGTCGAGGTCGCGCGCGATCGCCAGCTCTACCGTCAGCGCTTCAGCCGCGGCCTGACGCAGGGGCCGCTGGAGCATGTCGGCGCGGCACCCAACCGCCGCGGCACCTCCGTGGCCTTCACCCCCGACACCGAGATATTCGGCCCCGAACTCGCCTTCAAGCCGAAGCGCCTCTACCAGCTTGCCCGGTCGAAGGCGTATCTGTTCGCCGGGGTCGAGATCCGCTGGCGCTGTTCGCCCAAGCTGGTCGAGGGCACGGACACGCCGCCCGAAGCGGTCTTCCAGTTCCCCGGCGGCCTCGCCGATCACCTCAAGGAACAGATCGGCGGGCGCGAATGCGCGACGGCCGACTTCTTCGCGGGCAATCAGGATTTTCCCAACGAACAGGGCCGCGTCGAATGGGCGGTCGCCTGGCCACTGTGGAGCGACGGCAGTTACAGCTGGTATTGCAACACCATCCCGACCCCCGATGGCGGCACCCACGAACAGGGTCTGCGTCAGGCTCTGGTCCGCGGCCTGCGTGCATTTGGCGAACTGGTCCACCAGAAGAAGGCGAAGGATATCACTGCCGACGACGTCATGGTCGGCAGCGAGTTGATGCTCAGCGTCTTCATCCGGGAGCCGCAATTCCAGAGCCAGACCAAGGATCGTTTGACCAGCCCCGAAGCCGCCAGTCTCGTGGAAAAGGCGGTGCGCGATCATTTCGACCATTGGCTCGGCCACAACATGGACCGCGGCAAGGCGCTGCTCGGCTACGTTCTCGACCGGATGGACGAGCGCCTGCGCCGCAAGCAGGAACGCGAGGTCAAGCGCAAAACCGCGACCAGCGCGCGCAAACTGCGCCTGCCGGGCAAGCTGACGGACTGTGCCAACGACGGCAACGAAGGTACCGAGCTGTTCATCGTCGAGGGTGACTCGGCAGGGGGCTCGGCGAAGCAGGCGCGTGACCGCAAGACGCAGGCGATCCTGCCGATCCGCGGCAAGATACTCAACGTCGCCAGCGCGACCAGCGCGAAGATCGTCGCCAATCAGGAGATCGCCGACCTGATCCAGGCGCTGGGCTGCGGCACCCGCAAGGATTGCGATGCCAGCCAGCTCCGCTACGAACGAGTCGTCATCATGACGGACGCCGACGTCGACGGCGCGCACATCGCGACGCTGCTGATGACCTTCTTCTTCCAGGAAATGCCCGACCTCGTGCGTCGCGGGCATCTCTACCTCGCGCAACCGCCGCTCTACCGCCTGACGGTCGGCGCCAAATCCCTCTACGCCCGCGACGACGCGCATCGCGCCGAACTGGAACGCACCGCGTTCAAGGGCAAGAAGGTCGAGGTGTCACGCTTCAAGGGCCTCGGTGAGATGAACCCGGGCCAGCTGCGCGAAACGACGATGGACCCCAAGACCCGCGGCATGATTCGCATCACCTTGCCGCAGGAATATGAAGAACGCGCCGGCGTAAAGGACTTGGTCGATCGTCTGATGGGTAACAACCCCGCCCATCGCTTTGCATTCATACAGGAAAATGCAGCGCGTCTGGATGAAGAGGCGATCGACGCCTGA
- a CDS encoding aspartate aminotransferase family protein yields MTITPLMPVYPRCGVRPVRGEGCYLIAEDGTRYLDMAAGIAVNALGHGHPHLVRAIAEQAATLMHVSNLYGSPQGEALAERIVANSFADTVFFTNSGAEAVECAIKTARRFHYAEGNPQRHKIITFNNAFHGRTMGAISATNQPKMRDGFEPLLPGFAYAAFNDLEAALALIDDETAGFMVETIQGEGGVSVGTPEFITGLRKACDEHGLLLILDEVQCGYGRTGKMWAYEHYGIEPDIMSVAKGIGGGFPLGACLATEHAAKGMVIGTHGSTYGGNPLAMAAGQAVLDVMLADGFLANVEAMGERLRGALEQMIPNHDHVFEGVRGKGLMLGLKLKAGVEPREFVAHARDNHQLLLVAAGENVVRMLPPLVIEDAHVAECVDKLSAAARVFVPASDD; encoded by the coding sequence GTGACCATTACGCCGCTCATGCCCGTCTATCCACGGTGCGGTGTGCGTCCGGTCCGAGGCGAGGGGTGCTATCTGATTGCCGAAGACGGCACGCGCTACCTCGACATGGCGGCCGGCATCGCGGTCAATGCGCTGGGTCATGGCCACCCGCATCTGGTCAGGGCGATCGCCGAACAGGCTGCGACGCTGATGCACGTGTCGAACCTCTACGGCAGTCCGCAGGGCGAAGCGCTGGCCGAGCGGATCGTCGCTAACAGCTTCGCCGACACCGTGTTCTTTACCAATTCAGGCGCCGAAGCGGTCGAATGCGCGATCAAGACGGCACGCCGCTTCCATTATGCCGAGGGCAATCCGCAGCGGCACAAGATCATCACCTTCAACAACGCCTTTCACGGGCGGACGATGGGGGCGATCTCGGCGACCAACCAGCCGAAGATGCGTGACGGGTTCGAGCCGCTGCTGCCCGGATTCGCCTATGCGGCCTTCAACGATCTGGAGGCGGCGCTCGCGTTGATCGACGACGAGACCGCGGGGTTCATGGTCGAGACCATCCAGGGCGAGGGCGGCGTGTCGGTCGGCACGCCGGAATTCATCACCGGCCTGCGCAAAGCGTGCGACGAGCACGGCCTGCTGCTGATTCTCGACGAGGTGCAATGCGGGTACGGACGCACCGGCAAGATGTGGGCGTACGAACATTATGGCATCGAACCCGACATCATGTCGGTGGCCAAGGGGATCGGCGGCGGCTTCCCGCTCGGCGCGTGTCTCGCCACCGAACATGCCGCCAAGGGCATGGTGATCGGCACGCACGGATCGACCTATGGTGGCAATCCGTTGGCAATGGCGGCGGGGCAGGCGGTGCTCGACGTGATGCTGGCCGATGGCTTCCTCGCCAACGTCGAGGCGATGGGCGAGCGGTTGCGCGGGGCGTTGGAGCAGATGATCCCGAACCATGATCATGTGTTCGAAGGCGTCCGCGGCAAGGGGCTGATGCTCGGCCTCAAGTTGAAGGCGGGTGTGGAGCCGCGCGAATTCGTGGCGCATGCGCGTGACAACCATCAGTTGCTGCTGGTCGCGGCGGGCGAGAACGTCGTGCGTATGCTGCCGCCGCTGGTGATTGAGGACGCGCACGTCGCGGAATGCGTCGACAAACTGAGCGCCGCTGCCCGCGTGTTCGTGCCGGCTAGCGACGACTAA
- the argF gene encoding ornithine carbamoyltransferase: MRHFLNLSDAGADGVAAMLADAIDRKAARRGLPKGRADADAPLAGHVLAMVFEKNSTRTRVSFDMAIRQLGGTSIVMDAGSMQLGRGESVADTARVLSGYVDAIMIRTDDHAKVEDMARYASVPVINGLTDFSHPCQIMADLQTILEDGKALPGLKVAWLGDGNNVLASLMEAAGLMQFDVVAACPQGFAPPEQDIALGQGRARVVSSPQEAVAGADVIVTDTWISMGQAHADTKLAAMMPYQVDEALMAHAKPDARFLHCLPAHRGEEVVDAVIDGPQSLIWAEAENRLHAQKAVLRWVFGQI, from the coding sequence ATGCGCCATTTCCTGAACCTGTCGGATGCCGGCGCCGATGGCGTCGCCGCGATGCTCGCCGATGCAATCGACCGCAAGGCCGCCCGCAGGGGCCTCCCCAAAGGCCGCGCCGATGCCGACGCGCCGCTCGCCGGCCATGTGTTGGCGATGGTGTTCGAAAAGAACTCCACCCGCACCCGCGTCAGCTTCGACATGGCGATCCGCCAGCTCGGCGGCACGTCGATTGTCATGGACGCCGGCTCGATGCAACTCGGCCGCGGCGAGAGTGTCGCCGACACCGCGCGTGTCCTGTCGGGCTATGTCGATGCGATCATGATCCGCACAGACGATCACGCCAAGGTCGAGGATATGGCGCGCTATGCCAGCGTCCCCGTCATCAACGGCCTGACCGATTTCTCGCATCCCTGCCAGATCATGGCGGACCTTCAGACCATTCTGGAGGACGGCAAGGCGCTGCCCGGCCTCAAGGTCGCGTGGCTCGGTGACGGCAACAACGTGCTAGCCTCGCTGATGGAGGCGGCTGGGCTGATGCAGTTCGACGTCGTCGCCGCCTGTCCGCAGGGTTTCGCTCCGCCCGAGCAAGACATCGCGCTGGGGCAGGGCCGCGCCCGCGTCGTCTCCAGCCCGCAGGAAGCGGTCGCAGGTGCCGACGTCATCGTCACCGATACGTGGATTTCAATGGGGCAGGCGCATGCGGACACCAAGCTCGCCGCGATGATGCCCTATCAAGTCGACGAGGCGCTGATGGCGCATGCCAAGCCCGATGCGCGCTTCCTCCACTGCCTGCCCGCGCATCGCGGCGAAGAGGTCGTGGACGCTGTGATCGACGGCCCCCAGTCGCTGATCTGGGCGGAGGCGGAGAACCGGCTGCACGCGCAGAAGGCGGTGCTGCGCTGGGTGTTCGGGCAGATCTAA
- a CDS encoding Hsp33 family molecular chaperone HslO produces MQQTTDLDRALGFAIPSRSARGRVVRLGPALDRVLAAHAYPPAIEALLAEALTLAALIGSTLKDPTGQLTMQTRTENGVVQLLVCDYRGGEVRGYIDYDADKLAAAPEQPTLFALFGQGYLAITFDLATTGERYQGIVPLDGETLSEAAESYFTQSEQIPSLVRVGIARDATGRTIAGGLFLQHLPEGEVGRERLHTRLDHPEWEHVEALGRTTGADELADPSLPLETLIWRLFNEEEDVRVLASTPLSRGCRCTGEYIASVLSKFSIEERREMADDTGFIQVDCAFCATKFPVAAETDPVA; encoded by the coding sequence ATGCAACAGACCACCGATCTCGATCGCGCGCTCGGCTTCGCGATCCCTTCCCGCTCGGCGCGCGGACGTGTCGTGCGGCTCGGCCCGGCGCTCGACCGGGTCCTCGCCGCACACGCCTATCCGCCAGCGATCGAGGCCCTGCTTGCCGAGGCGCTGACGCTCGCCGCGTTGATCGGGTCGACGCTGAAGGACCCGACCGGTCAGCTTACCATGCAGACGCGCACCGAGAATGGTGTCGTCCAGCTGCTCGTCTGCGACTATCGCGGCGGCGAGGTGCGCGGTTACATCGATTACGACGCTGACAAGCTCGCCGCCGCGCCCGAACAGCCGACGTTGTTCGCGCTGTTCGGCCAGGGCTATCTTGCGATCACCTTCGATCTCGCCACCACCGGCGAACGCTATCAGGGCATCGTGCCGCTGGATGGCGAAACGCTGTCCGAGGCGGCGGAGAGCTACTTCACCCAGTCGGAACAGATCCCCAGCCTCGTCCGCGTCGGCATCGCCCGCGATGCTACGGGGCGGACTATCGCCGGCGGCTTGTTCCTCCAGCATCTGCCGGAGGGGGAGGTCGGCCGCGAGCGGCTACACACCCGACTCGATCATCCCGAATGGGAGCATGTCGAGGCGCTTGGCCGCACCACCGGGGCGGACGAACTCGCCGATCCGTCATTGCCGCTGGAGACGCTGATCTGGCGCCTTTTCAACGAAGAGGAGGACGTTCGCGTGCTCGCGTCGACGCCGCTGTCGCGCGGCTGTCGCTGCACCGGCGAGTATATCGCCAGTGTCCTGTCGAAGTTCTCGATCGAAGAGCGCCGCGAGATGGCGGACGACACCGGCTTCATCCAGGTCGATTGCGCATTCTGTGCGACCAAGTTCCCGGTGGCGGCTGAAACCGACCCGGTTGCCTGA
- the queC gene encoding 7-cyano-7-deazaguanine synthase QueC yields the protein MTTTPLAVVLVSGGLDSMISAASAREAGYRLLALSIDYNQRHRVELAAARRVANMLGAERHIVLPLDLSAFGGSALTDDIAVPKDGVGTEDGGGIPVTYVPARNTIFLSLALGWAEAAGARDLFIGVNALDYSGYPDCRPEFIHAFEGLAEIATKAGVEGHPFKIHAPLQHMTKADIVREGTRLGLDMGISWSCYDPAPGSLHCGTCDSCRLRARGFQEAGIADPTVYAVRP from the coding sequence ATGACCACCACACCCCTGGCCGTCGTGCTCGTCTCCGGCGGGCTCGACTCGATGATCTCCGCCGCCAGTGCGCGCGAGGCGGGCTATCGCCTGCTCGCCCTGTCGATCGACTATAACCAGCGCCACCGGGTCGAACTCGCCGCTGCACGGCGCGTCGCCAATATGCTTGGCGCGGAACGCCATATCGTCCTGCCGCTCGATCTGTCGGCATTCGGTGGCTCGGCACTGACCGACGACATCGCCGTACCCAAGGATGGCGTCGGCACCGAAGACGGCGGCGGTATTCCCGTCACCTATGTGCCGGCCCGCAACACGATCTTCCTCAGTCTGGCATTGGGCTGGGCCGAGGCGGCAGGCGCGCGCGACCTGTTCATCGGCGTCAATGCGCTCGATTATTCGGGCTATCCCGATTGCAGACCGGAGTTCATCCACGCCTTCGAAGGGCTGGCGGAGATCGCCACCAAGGCCGGTGTCGAGGGCCATCCGTTCAAAATCCACGCGCCGCTTCAGCATATGACCAAGGCCGATATCGTCCGCGAAGGTACGCGCCTCGGCCTCGACATGGGGATCAGCTGGTCGTGTTACGATCCGGCACCCGGTAGCCTGCATTGCGGCACCTGCGACAGCTGCCGCTTGCGGGCGAGGGGGTTCCAGGAGGCCGGTATCGCCGACCCGACGGTCTACGCCGTTCGGCCGTGA
- the queE gene encoding 7-carboxy-7-deazaguanine synthase translates to MSYAVKEMFLTLQGEGVNAGRRAVFVRFAGCNLWSGREQDRATAVCRFCDTDFVGTDGLGGGKFIDASALATAVADFWGPGDDERFVVLTGGEPMLQIDDALVDALHDAGFRIAIETNGTLPVHPGIDWVCVSPKAGSVVVQRSGDELKLVWPQVGTDIGEIERWDFAHRLLQPMDDARGVANVEAAIAVVMERPWWRLSLQTHKYLGLR, encoded by the coding sequence ATGAGCTACGCGGTCAAGGAGATGTTCCTCACCCTGCAGGGTGAGGGCGTGAACGCGGGGCGGCGGGCGGTGTTCGTGCGCTTTGCCGGCTGTAACCTGTGGAGCGGACGCGAACAGGATCGTGCCACCGCGGTGTGCCGGTTCTGCGATACCGATTTCGTCGGTACCGATGGACTGGGTGGCGGCAAGTTCATTGATGCAAGCGCGTTGGCCACGGCGGTGGCAGACTTCTGGGGACCGGGCGACGACGAACGATTCGTCGTCCTTACCGGTGGCGAGCCGATGCTCCAGATCGACGACGCTCTGGTCGATGCGTTACACGATGCCGGCTTTCGCATTGCAATCGAAACCAACGGTACGCTGCCCGTGCATCCCGGAATCGACTGGGTGTGCGTCAGCCCCAAGGCCGGCAGCGTCGTCGTGCAGCGGTCGGGTGACGAGTTGAAGCTGGTCTGGCCGCAGGTCGGCACCGATATTGGTGAGATCGAACGCTGGGATTTCGCACATCGCCTGTTGCAGCCGATGGATGACGCACGGGGCGTCGCCAATGTCGAGGCGGCGATCGCGGTGGTGATGGAGCGTCCGTGGTGGCGTCTGTCGTTGCAGACGCACAAATACCTCGGACTGCGTTGA